TCGACACCGACCTGCTGGGCGATGCCTTCACCGCTACGCCCGAAAACAGCAGCTTCCAAACCGCCGTTGAACTAAACAACGTCAACATCACCTACGGCGATAAAAAAGTATTGCAGCAGGTGAGCTGGACCGTGAACAAAGGTGAAAAATGGCTCCTGCAAGGCCACAACGGCGCAGGTAAGTCTACCCTGTTAAGCCTCATCACCGGCGATAACCCACAGGCATACGCCAACAACATCACCCTGTTCAATAAAAAACGCGGCTCCGGTGAAAGTATCTGGGATATCAAAAAGAAAATAGGCTTCGTTTCGCCCGAACTGCACTGGTACTTCGATAAGAACACAACCTGCCGCGAAGTCATCCTCTCCGGGTTCTTCGATACCACAGGTTTGTATCGCACCGCCTCCGCAGAACAACAAAAGACTGCCGACGCTTGGCTTCACTGCCTGCAACTGCAGTCCATCACCAATAAATTACTGGCGCATGTATCTATTGGCCAGCAACAATTACTCCTGCTGGCAAGAGCATTCGTGAAGAACCCGCCGCTCCTCCTCCTCGATGAACCCTTCCAGGGCGTCGACGAAGAACACGCAGCACAGTTCATCACACTCATCGATGCATGGATGCAGCAACCAGATAGAACACTCATTTACATAAGCCACCGGAACGATCAGATCCCCGCTTGCGTAAACCATGTATTCGTGCTCGAACAAGGAAAACACCACGTAAAACCCATTAAAAAAACAATCGTATAATCCAATCGCACCCGCAAGGGCTGCCCTGAAAAATAATAAATAGTAAACGAATGAAAAAGAATATCGCAGTTATCTTAGGGGATGGCATAGGACCTGAAGTAACACAGCAATCCATCAAAGTCCTGGACGCAATAGCCCAGCAATACAAACATGAGTTTACCTACACCTACGCCCTCATGGGTGCCGATGCAATCGATAAAACCGGCAGCCCCCTGCCCGATGAAACGCTGTCTACATGCCTCGCCAGCGACGCTATCTTATTTGGCGCCATCGGCCACCCTAAATACGATAACGACCCCGCAGCAAAAGTGCGCCCCGAACAAGGCCTCCTCAAACTGCGCAAATCATTACAACTCTTCGCCAACATTCGTCCTATTACTACTTACCCCGCATTACAACACCTGTCTCCCCTCAAGGCTAAAAACCTCGAAGGTGTAGACTTCGTGATCTATCGCGAATTAACCAGCGGTATCTACTTCGGTAAAAAGAACCTGAGCGACGACAAAACAACGGCCTCCGACGATTGCGTATATACTGCCTCTGAAATCGAACGTATCGCTCACCTCGCATTTAAACATGCACAAAAACGCCGCAAAAAACTCACGCTGGTCGATAAAGCCAATGTGCTCGAAACCTCACGCCTCTGGCGCAAAGTAGTGCAGGAGATCGCGCC
The Filimonas effusa genome window above contains:
- the leuB gene encoding 3-isopropylmalate dehydrogenase; amino-acid sequence: MKKNIAVILGDGIGPEVTQQSIKVLDAIAQQYKHEFTYTYALMGADAIDKTGSPLPDETLSTCLASDAILFGAIGHPKYDNDPAAKVRPEQGLLKLRKSLQLFANIRPITTYPALQHLSPLKAKNLEGVDFVIYRELTSGIYFGKKNLSDDKTTASDDCVYTASEIERIAHLAFKHAQKRRKKLTLVDKANVLETSRLWRKVVQEIAPQYSDVTVDYMFVDNASMQIIINPKQFDVILTENMFGDIISDEASVLSGSLGLAPSASVGSGVALFEPIHGSYPQAAGKDIANPIGSILSAAMMLDHFGLNEEARLVTDAVQWMLQHGFVTKDIDPINSYATTAIGDLVKDFIENKLPTEAYKDNIRLSKSTII